In Gossypium hirsutum isolate 1008001.06 chromosome A10, Gossypium_hirsutum_v2.1, whole genome shotgun sequence, the DNA window tttaaatactaaatttttgtattaaaattacaattatattatatttaaaacatcaaaatctagtattaattcttatatttttgaattttgaaattctgGCCTAACTAAATAGTAGTTGTCAAATTCAATAAGATAAGTTCTACTATTTCTAAAATATCTTTTGTAGGAAATATATTGTTGTATTTGTAATATaatgtcaacttattattttaagttaacattaaaaattatcaaattagaaaacatgAAATCAATTTACAACTTACACACGATACGGGACTAATAATATAATTGTACCCAATTAATCTAATTGTTATAGTTTGGATCATGATTGGAAATTCAAAAAGTTCAAGaactaaaattaaatcaaattggaGTAAAATCGATAAGTTCTCATCTTACAAATAGAATAAGAAATAATAGCATAATCTAAACTATCCAAAATTacgaaatttaattataaataagttaaaatatgttGAAAGTTTTTGTACTCATTGTACGCTTGGAATTTAatctatttacttttattttaataaatttagtctctctactttttaaatttaaaaatgcaaacctaattgttaatattattaatattcttttattaaatttaaattaattacaatgtcattttttttgttacgtgacattttagtaaatttttttatttgaaaatgtcacaccaatatatttaataaaaaaattatcaatgttAATAGTTAGGCTTGATATTTGGAatctgaaaaaataaataaactaaaatttaaaaaataaaaaatactaaattactAAGAAACATGGAATTGAAACATTTTTGAAgcttataaaaatatgtataaaagtaGAGAAGTGGTAGGTAAAGGGAGAAGGGGGttggcaaaaagaaaagaaaagaaacgagaAGGGGCATGAttgaaattaaggaaaaatgaaaGACGTTGTGTCCTGGTCACCACCCGCCAAACCGACTTGGAAATAGCGCTTTTGCTGTCCCCCAATCACTGCTCTTTCCCCTGTTTTCCTCTGTCCCCCCCCCTTTTCTTAATCCACTATTTTTATTGTCCTTTTACATGTTTCCCTACCAACCCACCTTTTCTTTTTTCCACTTTTACCCCTTTCatgccattttatttatttattttttccattttttaaatttaatggaGAAGGTGATAActaattcaatataatttttgagaaataattaaatgaattttaaaaatgataaattttgggTATGGATGAAATTATACCTTATAAGAAAGTGTAGACTTTCACTTAAACTTGGAGATATTGTTTGTTTTCGTGATTTTATTTCACACACCCCATGTTAAGTATTTAATTTAcctcattaaaataaaaacaatactcaatctttcatttttttttctctttccattatgcaaataaagtaaagattgttcaattttattacaaaaatataaaaaatagtagtaaaatgTGCGGTGACAAAATATAAGAATTTAAATATGAAAGTAAAGATTGTACAAATGTTTTTTAATCGCATgatggaaaaaaataataattaggtggtgttgtttttattttaacgaaataattaaatacaaaattgaattatttattttgatttaataattaaaattattttactttttataaatctcattttaaaaattttcattataattgCTAGGATTTAATTAACCGTTTCTTTtagtaaaaggaaaaagaaaacacatCCCgtgcttaaaaataaaaataaaaatttatagttGATAGgggtaattttaattaaaaaattataggaCCGTGATTAATAGCACTCATCAGACTAATAATCATTTACAGCTTTGTATAAGTGAGCTGTATGCATTCATCATATACAAACAATTTAGTTGATAGATGGTATTAATATGGTAAAATTTagcaatttataaaaaatttttaaaattttcatacgtcatgttgatttcaattttttttaatgaagatGAAAATACTATGGatgaaaaaaatacataaaattcctTTAATTGCATGTCAAGAATGACTTACAAAATTTAGAGTAGGTTTGAATGGGCGATTGgttgcggtgcggtgcgtttatccaaactcacccttagatAACGGAGCACTAAGAGAGGAGGGTTTAAATTTTGAGTGACTTAGGTAGACCAAGTCCTAATTTCGTTTAGACATCAATTATTATTTCCACTTGTATtccatacaaaaaaaaaaagtcacaTTCAATAGAATTCATGTTTAAGGTCACATGTATGTAAAAATTTCCATTTAGGTGgcaaaaaaagaataataaattttttaggggtcaaaaaataattttattatttaatttataatttcatacatttgaagagaaatttgatgaataaaaagatTGTACCGATCAAAATAGGAGTGCGAGGTTAGACCCAATTTACATGACAAAGTTCAATAGattaaattttttgttgaataattgttgttgttttttaaagaatttcattatatattttgattatatatgttctttttttatacaatgtttaaaattacttatagtatctaatctataaataagaagataatgcgtTTCAACGTACTTAAACTTACATCCTCTTGCATCAATAATAATATCTATATCAATCGAGTCAATACTCAATCAACAATAGTTATTGATTATTTATATACTTTCAATTGCAGACATGAAAATTAGAGTGAAATAGAAAGAGACTCACGTTCGTTATAGGAActattttctttattaatttgtTATTCTCATGTGAGGATTCACTTTAttgtaaaaaagaaattataaattaagagtAAAAAATTACATGCgaaaaatatttaaacttaaaaatatccaTAAATCCAAAACGATACAAAAAACATTATATATGAATAGTAAGGGAAAAAGGGTATGCCTATTGCCTAGCTTGAGCTAAAGAAAAAAGTACAAGTACCGGGAACCAATCAAAACTAACTTTACTCAAATATGCCACCAGCAATAATGACACGTGTTTAATTATAAGTTCTTTTGGGAAATCGAACGGTCTAGATCCCTTCATTGCCACACCAATCTCAACCGTCAGATCAGATTCCCTTCAACCCCATAGACCGGCGCAGTATAACTATAAAACCCGACATGGTCCCATTCGTTCACAATGAGTACAAAGTTTACACaactttttgtgtttattttcgcTTTTGCCCCTgcttttttgttttttacttcTCGAGTTTCTCTAATGGCTTTTATGGCTTTCTGCTTATAATGGAAGGGTCTTAAgcttattctctttctctctctgcTTTTATTTTCTCTGCAGTTCGTGCATTTTAGCCTGCAATATTTGAAAGCAGTAATCGatcttcttttctttgtctacTCTGCAACTCTACCAAGTTTTACTCCTGTaagctcttttcttttctttttattttattttttaaatttcagtttTTCTGTTCGATTTTTGTTTTGCAGTTTTGCTTGAGATCAAAGGTAAGATCTCAAGTTTTTCTCCCCGTCTGATTGGTTGCCgtaaaagcaaaagaaaatggaggaaaaagattGCTATTTTTTTTCTGCTTTGTCTTTCTTTGTTTCCCTTTCTCTCTTTTTACTGCTTTTATTCAGGGAAAATGGGCTGTTGCAGAAAGAGTTAATGCATAAGAGAGttgacttttttttctctttaatatTCTCCCTACCTTTTTATGAGCTAAATAAAATTTGTTCTTCAcggtcaatttttttttctattttaagctCTGTTCTTTCTCGTAAGATTTTGCTAGAATTTCCGTAAGACTCTTTGTAAAATTGGAGTCCTTTTTTGCTGCACTGTTTTTCTTGTAAAATTATAGTAGTAATTATTCTCGACTTGTTAAGAGATATTTCCGTTTATGTAATTTAGTTTTATGAGTTAGATTGCTCTAATGCAGGTTTTCTGGCTTACACCATTATTTGAGCTTTAGAAGGTGAGAACCTTCATTAATTGTTACCCTTATAAGCAATAAAAATTGACGCATAACAACCAATTATTGTAGCTGAAGTTGTTTGAAAAAATGAGTTGAGGTGGGTTTCATTGGTATTGTTAGTGCATTCAGAAACAGCTAATGCATGGGTGGGTTTTCACCTGGAACTAATAGTAATTGTTAATGAGTCTACTTGAAGGTTTAATTTAGATATCTTTGTAAAATAAATTGTGATCTGCTGTAATTTGTAGTGGTTTTCAAATAACTTGGCTTAAACGGTTTTATTCTTGAAGTTTGCGGAAATTTTGATTTGTCTTTTGTTTTTCTATGTGGCTTACAGAGGCTATCTTGAGAAGCTTTGAGTTCTGATGTCTCCGCCGTTGCTTGGTGTGGAGGAGGAAGGGCAGAGTAGGGTTTCTTCTCCATCTGTTGAATGTATCTCCCACAATGGCttggggataagggagaggaatTATCTTGGATTATCAGATTTTTGTTCAGTTGACAGCTCCGGTGTCCCGGATGATAATGGGAATAACCTGAATTTGAAAGCCACAGAGCTGAGGCTTGGTCTTCCTGGATCCCAGTCCCCTGAGAGAGAAACTGAGCATTGCTTTCTAAACTCGGGAAAACTTGATGAGAAGACACTGTTTCCTCTACTTCCTTCTAAAGATGGAATCTGCTCATCATCCCAGAGAAGTGTTGTTACTGGAAACAAAAGGGGATTCTCTGAGGTGAAAGGCACCATATACACTGAAAAAAAATGGATGGGTCATGGAGCTGTTCCGGATTCTCAATCTCTGCAACCTGTGTCACATGGAAAATACTCTGTAGCTCAAGCATCTGTAAAGAAAGACGGGCCTGCAAATGTGGTACAAGAACAGCCTTGCACCAGTAATGGAACCAAAGTCAACCGAACTGACATTTCTAACAACAGCAGTGCACCTACTGCCAAGTAAGTATAATTAGCTTGAGAAATGACTCTTAAGATTTGATGGTATAAAGGGCATTATTTCTTATCCTTTTTGATTGTTGTTATGAAATCCCTTTTCTTAGCAGGGCTCAGGTTGTTGGTTGGCCTCCAATAAGATCATTTAGGACTAAAACACTGACCACTTCTTCAAAGAACAATGATGAAGTTGATGGAAAACCGGGACCTGGTACTCTTTTTGTCAAGGTCAGTATGGATGGAGCTCCTTATCTGAGGAAGGTAGATTTGAGAATGTATTCAACTTACCAGGAACTGTCTTCTGCTCTTGAGAAGATGTTCAGCTGTTTCACCCTTGGTAAGCTATTGTTGCATTCTTTGCCTTGTTGCAATATCGAGCTGAATCCTTCTTGATACAAGAAATGCACATAATAAAGGAAAACTTCCGTTATTTGGCATGGATCTCGTTACCACATTTTCATTATCATTTCAGGTCAATGTGGGGCTCATGGTACTCCTGGGAAGGAAATCTTGAGTGAGAGCAAGTTGAAGGATCTTTTGCATGGATCGGAATATGTGCTTACATATGAAGATAAAGATGGTGACTGGATGCTGGTTGGGGATGTTCCATGGGAGTAAGCTTCATTCACTCAACATCAGTATTTGCCTTGACATTTTATTGTCCCCAAATTCTTCCCCTCCCCCCTTAAATCTTAGATTACATAGGCAGAATGTATCTTTGAAGACTGAATTTCTTTTGTCAGTAAGCACTTTGGCTCTCCTATTTGTTGTCAACAGGAGACATACAAATAAATAGATTTAGTATTTGTGTTCGTTCTTTTCTGTGCCTATTCTACATTTTTGTTAATACTGAAATTAAATTGGCATGCAAGTGCTGCATATTTAAACTTGTAGATTGATTTCCTCAGTCAAGTTACCTAACTGTGATTTGATTTGTTGCAGGATGTTTATTGAAACATGCAGGAGGTTGAAAATAATGAAGAGTGCTGATGCAATCGGATTAGGTAAGTAATTTATGTTTAGCAAGCTCTGCAGTATGGATCTAATTCATTAAATTATCTGTTTGTGATCTGGGTGTATGCATATGTTTTGCACTCCTACCATGTAATATCTGAGTTATGTCCAGTGGTTTCACTTTGCCTATTGAACCGTAACTGGACAAAATCTAAGGTTTTAATATTAGCTGGCATTTTCTGTGTCATACAGCTCCTAAAGCAATGGACAAGTCCAAGAAAGACTGTTAGATAAATTCCTATGGCGAAAATTGAAGCTGAAAATTCCTTATTGTGTAGGAAACTAAGATAATTGAGACGCAGAAACTTTCAGGGTACCTGGTGCAGAAAGAAAAGTTCGTTTCATATTCCAATCTCATCTATGTTTTGATTGCACTTTATGTTTGTCACAAGTTTAtgataattgttttataaaaaaaaaacaaaaagaatagtGATAATAGGATCTTTAATGTTTAGATGTACCGAATTTCGTTGAATGTGTGTTTAATCGTAAAAGTATGTCTTGTTGATGAGGTATTTTGTAATGTTATTCTCATTCCAAAGATACTGGTTTTATCAAAAGCCTGGCTTGGTTGGTATTGAAAGAATTTCGAGCTAATTCCAGATTGATCGAGTtgcttatttattttgtaaaagatagttcaaatttaaaattaattattatatttttttttgggggggggggggtaaATGATTGGAGTTATTTGAGTATTAGTACATCTGCATTTGGTTTATTAAGCTTTGATTTCATCAATGATCAAGTAATTTAGAAGCACCTTTGTGAAATCCTTTCTCAAGAACTGCCATGGTAAATTAATTTGATCTCTTCCCCTCTCTCTaatctcttctcttctttttatttccttttaaatggttttttattcatttatgataatcttttcctttttcaaaagTGCACAAAATATGTCTGAGCTCGAGCCTCTAGCAGTTTTGAAATCGAGAAAATGAGTCCGACAGAACCCGAGCCCAAGAAAGCTAGAATTTATAAGAATTTGATTTTGAGATTGATATGGCTCGAACCCAACATAATTTTAACCTAAAGTTCAAACAAACTTCAATTTAAAACTGAAGAATCATAT includes these proteins:
- the LOC121208259 gene encoding auxin-responsive protein IAA9 isoform X1 yields the protein MSPPLLGVEEEGQSRVSSPSVECISHNGLGIRERNYLGLSDFCSVDSSGVPDDNGNNLNLKATELRLGLPGSQSPERETEHCFLNSGKLDEKTLFPLLPSKDGICSSSQRSVVTGNKRGFSEVKGTIYTEKKWMGHGAVPDSQSLQPVSHGKYSVAQASVKKDGPANVVQEQPCTSNGTKVNRTDISNNSSAPTANRAQVVGWPPIRSFRTKTLTTSSKNNDEVDGKPGPGTLFVKVSMDGAPYLRKVDLRMYSTYQELSSALEKMFSCFTLGQCGAHGTPGKEILSESKLKDLLHGSEYVLTYEDKDGDWMLVGDVPWEMFIETCRRLKIMKSADAIGLAPKAMDKSKKDC
- the LOC121208259 gene encoding auxin-responsive protein IAA9 isoform X2, which translates into the protein MSPPLLGVEEEGQSRVSSPSVECISHNGLGIRERNYLGLSDFCSVDSSGVPDDNGNNLNLKATELRLGLPGSQSPERETEHCFLNSGKLDEKTLFPLLPSKDGICSSSQRSVVTGNKRGFSEVKGTIYTEKKWMGHGAVPDSQSLQPVSHGKYSVAQASVKKDGPANVVQEQPCTSNGTKVNRTDISNNSSAPTAKAQVVGWPPIRSFRTKTLTTSSKNNDEVDGKPGPGTLFVKVSMDGAPYLRKVDLRMYSTYQELSSALEKMFSCFTLGQCGAHGTPGKEILSESKLKDLLHGSEYVLTYEDKDGDWMLVGDVPWEMFIETCRRLKIMKSADAIGLAPKAMDKSKKDC